One Parafrankia discariae DNA segment encodes these proteins:
- a CDS encoding GNAT family N-acetyltransferase, which translates to MIMFSCDLGVMPPLAYPVVLASPTTCEPQASALGVPVPHRLDGRPLFCDMALAERIERVEAQLITEGSEAARRRRPGATGFAAPLAGGVASFADEGSPLNKIAGLGFAGAPEAADLDEVERAFAACGAPVQVELAHLADPAVGELLTGRGYRLVSFENVLGRVLDGCPEQARPPGIEVRPSGDDEFELWLDVVFDGVAHPDTQGVPSHEDFPREVFVDAVRDMAASGVRRYLALCDGSVAGGASMRTADGVAQLTGAATAPAHRRRGVQSALLAARLADAVTAGCDIAVVTTQPGSKSQQNAQRQGFDLLYTRAVLVKHT; encoded by the coding sequence ATGATCATGTTCTCCTGCGACCTGGGTGTCATGCCGCCGCTGGCGTACCCGGTCGTGCTCGCTTCTCCAACCACCTGCGAACCGCAGGCCTCAGCTCTGGGAGTCCCCGTGCCACACCGCCTTGACGGGCGGCCGCTGTTCTGCGACATGGCCCTCGCCGAACGCATCGAGCGGGTCGAAGCCCAGCTCATCACCGAAGGCAGCGAGGCGGCCCGCCGCCGTCGCCCGGGTGCGACCGGCTTCGCCGCGCCCCTTGCCGGCGGCGTGGCGAGCTTCGCCGACGAGGGCTCACCGCTGAACAAAATCGCCGGACTCGGCTTCGCCGGAGCGCCCGAGGCAGCCGACCTCGACGAGGTCGAGCGGGCGTTCGCGGCCTGTGGCGCCCCGGTCCAGGTCGAGCTGGCCCATCTCGCCGACCCGGCGGTCGGCGAGCTGCTGACCGGTCGCGGTTACCGGCTCGTGTCGTTCGAGAACGTGCTCGGCCGTGTCCTGGACGGCTGCCCGGAGCAGGCGAGGCCACCAGGCATCGAGGTCCGGCCGAGCGGCGACGACGAGTTCGAGCTGTGGCTCGACGTCGTCTTCGACGGCGTCGCCCACCCCGACACGCAGGGGGTGCCCTCGCACGAGGACTTCCCGCGCGAGGTGTTCGTGGACGCCGTGCGCGACATGGCGGCGTCCGGTGTCCGGCGTTACCTCGCTTTGTGTGACGGATCTGTCGCCGGTGGCGCCAGCATGCGTACGGCCGACGGGGTCGCGCAGCTCACCGGCGCGGCGACGGCGCCCGCGCACCGGCGCCGCGGCGTGCAGTCGGCGCTGCTGGCCGCCCGGCTCGCCGACGCGGTCACCGCCGGCTGCGACATCGCGGTCGTCACCACCCAACCCGGCTCCAAGTCCCAGCAGAACGCGCAGCGCCAGGGGTTCGACCTGCTCTACACCCGGGCCGTGCTCGTGAAACACACCTGA
- a CDS encoding Rossmann-fold NAD(P)-binding domain-containing protein: MLATGPPLAGVDADKAAPEVVAARVLDGVADGGSVAWPDDASAGAGSVYLADPVRLEEMPAG, translated from the coding sequence ATGCTGGCGACTGGTCCGCCGCTCGCCGGGGTCGATGCCGACAAGGCCGCGCCCGAGGTCGTCGCCGCGCGCGTCCTCGACGGCGTCGCCGACGGCGGCAGCGTCGCGTGGCCCGACGACGCCTCGGCCGGCGCCGGTTCGGTGTACCTGGCCGACCCGGTCCGGCTGGAGGAGATGCCGGCTGGTTGA
- a CDS encoding CGNR zinc finger domain-containing protein — protein MANTGHGEHDELADPPAMRAWWAGLDAPTDLGPVRLDTPEDLATLRALRAVVRGLALRNNGIDIRVDPAGLDRLTLRPDLRGSPSLRAVGPDGLVRDVCAATVTALLRATARPGWPRLKACRGADCRWVFIDSSRNTSRRWCDMAACGNRAKSASFRIRHRVSEAAG, from the coding sequence GTGGCCAACACCGGGCACGGCGAGCACGACGAACTCGCCGATCCGCCCGCGATGCGGGCCTGGTGGGCAGGCCTGGACGCGCCGACCGACCTGGGACCCGTGCGGCTCGACACCCCTGAGGACCTGGCGACGCTTCGCGCTCTGCGCGCCGTGGTCCGCGGCCTCGCCCTGCGTAACAACGGCATCGACATCCGGGTCGACCCGGCCGGGCTCGACCGTCTCACCCTGCGTCCGGATCTGCGAGGTAGCCCGTCCCTGCGCGCGGTCGGCCCTGACGGGCTCGTTCGCGACGTCTGCGCGGCCACCGTCACGGCCCTTCTGCGTGCCACGGCGCGACCCGGCTGGCCCCGGCTCAAGGCGTGCCGGGGGGCGGACTGCCGATGGGTCTTCATCGACAGTTCCCGCAACACCTCGCGGCGCTGGTGCGACATGGCCGCGTGCGGGAACCGCGCCAAGAGCGCGTCGTTCCGCATCCGCCACCGCGTCTCCGAGGCGGCTGGCTGA
- a CDS encoding DUF1254 domain-containing protein: MSKPNRVVSGGRRRTPGAGGARRRAARAAAVALVTTGALTTAVAVAPARAATTAVPATTSTPAGSPEDAATDGYVYGYSPVAMARTRANFVCARGTDALANAPTLSTPLSRSVVAPNVDTLYSSAWLDLRGGPVRLTLPDTTDRYVVFQLLDIYSNTFADLGTRQNGSQPGTYLITPPGWTGTAPAGTTVVAAPSWDVWALGRTLVRGDGDLAAARAVQAGYTLTVTDLGESGTVPPTLPAVDCANPPDPQTPDDAGAAFFDELAAVLAADPPPAADAPALTSLASVGVVPGSTPSTGDPATVAALQAGVTAGEAKVRDAAEDVLTPSGTWLGSFEGGTYGTEYLPRSAVAVVGLGANVPEESLYYWSGPDLGGEALNGANTYRMHFAAGQLPPVGSAGFWSVTMYDDEMFLVPNALRRYALGDRSDLAVNPDGSIDIYLSKTAPAGHRQNWLPAPDGPFSLMIRAYIPTDAALRDSWHPPAIERLS; the protein is encoded by the coding sequence ATGTCGAAGCCGAACAGGGTCGTGTCGGGGGGACGGAGAAGAACACCGGGCGCCGGGGGAGCCCGCCGTCGCGCGGCCCGTGCCGCCGCCGTCGCGCTGGTGACGACCGGCGCGCTGACGACGGCGGTGGCCGTGGCACCGGCGCGGGCGGCCACGACGGCCGTGCCCGCGACGACGTCGACGCCCGCCGGTTCGCCCGAGGATGCGGCCACGGACGGTTACGTCTACGGCTACAGCCCGGTCGCGATGGCCCGGACCAGGGCGAACTTCGTGTGCGCGAGAGGCACCGACGCGCTGGCCAACGCCCCCACCCTGTCGACACCGCTGAGCCGAAGCGTGGTGGCGCCGAACGTCGACACCCTGTACTCGTCGGCCTGGCTGGACCTGCGCGGGGGCCCGGTGCGCCTCACCCTGCCGGACACGACCGACCGTTACGTCGTGTTCCAGCTGCTCGACATCTACTCGAACACCTTCGCCGACCTCGGCACCAGGCAGAACGGCTCACAGCCCGGCACCTACCTGATCACCCCGCCGGGCTGGACCGGGACGGCGCCCGCGGGCACCACCGTGGTCGCGGCGCCGAGCTGGGACGTCTGGGCGCTCGGCCGGACGCTGGTGCGCGGCGACGGCGACCTGGCCGCGGCCCGTGCCGTGCAGGCGGGGTACACGCTGACGGTCACCGACCTCGGCGAGTCCGGGACCGTGCCACCAACACTGCCCGCGGTGGACTGCGCGAACCCGCCCGATCCACAGACCCCGGACGACGCGGGGGCGGCGTTCTTCGACGAGCTGGCCGCGGTGCTCGCCGCCGACCCGCCGCCGGCCGCGGACGCCCCGGCGCTCACCTCCCTCGCGAGCGTCGGGGTCGTCCCGGGCTCCACCCCGTCGACGGGTGACCCGGCGACGGTGGCCGCGCTCCAGGCCGGGGTCACCGCGGGCGAGGCGAAGGTGCGGGACGCGGCCGAGGACGTCCTCACGCCGTCCGGGACCTGGCTGGGGAGCTTCGAGGGCGGCACCTACGGCACCGAGTACCTGCCGCGCTCGGCGGTCGCGGTGGTCGGGCTCGGCGCGAACGTCCCCGAGGAGTCGCTGTACTACTGGTCCGGCCCGGATCTGGGCGGCGAGGCGCTGAACGGTGCCAACACCTACCGCATGCATTTCGCCGCCGGTCAGCTGCCGCCGGTCGGGTCCGCCGGATTCTGGTCGGTGACGATGTACGACGACGAGATGTTCCTGGTGCCGAACGCGCTGCGCCGCTACGCGCTGGGGGACCGCAGCGACCTCGCGGTGAACCCGGACGGGTCGATCGACATCTACCTGTCGAAGACCGCGCCGGCCGGACACCGGCAGAACTGGCTGCCGGCCCCGGACGGCCCGTTCAGTCTCATGATCCGGGCCTACATCCCGACCGACGCCGCCCTGCGCGACTCCTGGCACCCACCCGCCATCGAGCGGCTCTCCTGA
- a CDS encoding sensor histidine kinase, whose protein sequence is MGPKLQIAAIALACSITAPVLAAPALRRFRRASLGVWGAAVIAIGVSGMAAAVAVTAQAMFLSDHDLDVVLLVVAVSGTVTALMMLWLGLPVARASRALTDAAGRLGGTDYHPLATPPPSAELAAIAHALDETHARLLAALERERALEASRRELVSWVSHDLRTPIAGIRAVAEALDDGVVDDPETVAAYHRTMVSNAERLTTLIDELFELSRLHSGALELTLENVRVADVVSEVISTADPIARAKGVRLTGQVDETDRFEVDVVEVGRVLTNLVANAIRHTPSDGAVAVAATVADGRAELSVSDACGGIPASDLDRLFDTGYRGESARTPPKTGQHAGSGSGTGAGAGIGLAIVRAVVEAHGGEVSVHNITGGCRFVVGLPAAS, encoded by the coding sequence GTGGGACCGAAACTGCAGATCGCCGCGATCGCGCTCGCCTGCTCGATCACGGCCCCGGTCCTCGCCGCACCGGCGCTGCGCCGGTTCCGCCGTGCCTCGCTGGGCGTCTGGGGGGCCGCGGTCATCGCCATCGGGGTGAGCGGCATGGCCGCCGCGGTCGCCGTCACCGCCCAGGCGATGTTCCTCTCCGACCACGACCTCGACGTCGTACTCCTCGTGGTCGCCGTCTCCGGGACGGTGACCGCCCTGATGATGCTGTGGCTCGGGTTGCCAGTCGCGCGTGCCTCCAGAGCACTCACCGACGCCGCGGGCCGGCTCGGCGGCACCGATTACCACCCGCTGGCCACACCGCCGCCCAGCGCCGAACTCGCGGCGATCGCCCACGCCCTCGACGAGACGCACGCGCGGCTGCTGGCCGCGCTGGAACGCGAACGGGCCCTCGAAGCGAGCCGCCGGGAACTGGTCTCCTGGGTCAGCCACGACCTGCGCACCCCCATCGCGGGAATCCGGGCCGTCGCCGAGGCCCTCGACGACGGTGTCGTCGACGACCCGGAGACCGTCGCCGCCTACCACCGGACGATGGTGTCGAACGCCGAGCGGCTGACCACACTGATCGACGAACTGTTCGAGCTGTCCAGGCTGCATTCCGGAGCCCTGGAACTGACCCTGGAAAACGTCCGGGTCGCCGACGTCGTCTCCGAAGTGATCTCCACCGCCGATCCGATCGCCCGTGCCAAGGGCGTCCGGCTCACCGGCCAGGTCGATGAGACCGACCGGTTCGAGGTGGACGTCGTCGAGGTCGGACGAGTACTGACCAACCTGGTGGCCAACGCGATCCGGCACACCCCCAGCGACGGCGCCGTCGCCGTCGCCGCGACGGTGGCGGACGGACGCGCGGAGCTCTCCGTCTCCGACGCCTGCGGCGGCATACCCGCCTCCGACCTCGACCGGCTCTTCGACACCGGCTACCGCGGCGAGAGCGCGCGGACCCCCCCGAAGACCGGCCAGCACGCCGGTTCCGGCAGTGGCACGGGGGCCGGCGCCGGCATCGGCCTGGCCATCGTCCGCGCCGTGGTCGAGGCCCACGGCGGCGAGGTGAGCGTCCACAACATCACCGGGGGATGCCGGTTCGTCGTCGGTCTCCCCGCCGCTTCCTGA
- a CDS encoding glycosyltransferase family 2 protein — protein sequence MVAERGSPGIAHRPPAGHVEGDGSAGPRASAVSRESEGSAPSADPPGLADAVPPGLADTVDVIFPCLDEAAALPWVLSRLPAGYRAIVADNGSRDGSARLARELGAEVVSVPQRGYGAAVHAGLLASTATVVCCCDADASLDPAELPRLVRSVTDGRADLVLGRRRPAAAGAWPVHARVGNAVVVAAVRRRCGVPIRDLGPMRVARRTDLLRLGITDRRFGYPLELVARAAAAGWHIAESDVRYLPRSGRSKVTGTATGTARAVRDMSAILRRLP from the coding sequence ATGGTCGCTGAACGCGGTTCGCCGGGCATCGCCCACCGGCCCCCGGCCGGACATGTCGAAGGGGACGGATCCGCGGGTCCGCGAGCATCCGCCGTCTCCCGGGAGTCGGAGGGTTCGGCACCGTCAGCCGATCCCCCCGGCCTCGCCGACGCGGTTCCCCCCGGCCTCGCCGACACGGTGGATGTGATCTTCCCGTGCCTGGACGAGGCTGCCGCGTTGCCCTGGGTGCTCTCGCGCCTGCCAGCCGGCTACCGGGCGATCGTCGCCGACAACGGGTCCAGGGACGGCTCGGCGCGCCTGGCTCGGGAACTCGGCGCCGAGGTGGTCTCGGTGCCCCAGCGTGGCTATGGAGCCGCTGTCCACGCCGGCCTGCTCGCGTCCACCGCCACCGTCGTCTGCTGCTGCGACGCCGACGCGTCCCTCGACCCGGCCGAGCTCCCGCGGCTCGTCCGGTCGGTGACCGACGGCCGGGCGGATCTGGTCCTCGGTCGGCGGCGACCGGCCGCCGCCGGAGCCTGGCCCGTGCACGCCAGGGTCGGAAACGCCGTGGTCGTAGCCGCCGTGCGGCGGCGGTGCGGGGTGCCGATCCGTGACCTGGGTCCGATGCGGGTGGCCCGCCGGACCGATCTGCTCAGGCTGGGGATCACCGACCGACGGTTCGGCTATCCACTGGAGCTCGTCGCCCGCGCGGCCGCCGCCGGCTGGCACATCGCCGAGTCCGACGTCCGGTACCTGCCCCGCAGCGGCAGGTCCAAGGTCACCGGAACGGCCACCGGAACCGCCCGCGCGGTCCGGGACATGTCGGCGATCCTGCGCCGGCTGCCATGA
- a CDS encoding NAD-dependent epimerase/dehydratase family protein: MRVLITGGAGFIGSHIVDLLLAAGEEVRVLDALLPDAHRRQPEIDDRAHLLIGDVRDADQVRAALAGVDAVCHQAAMVGMGVDLTDLPAYVSHNDLGTAVLLAEMARAGTPRLVLASSMVVYGEGAYRCAVDGPVRPARRLEADLAAGLFEPRCPACRRPLEPCPVTEDAPLDPRSVYAATKLAQENLSAAWAAASGGSVIALRYHNAYGPRMPKNTPYAGVASIFRSALERGESPAVFEDGGQLRDFVHVTDIARANGLALKWPDAEPGRLNAFNIGSGRAHTIGDMADALARAHGGPEPTTTGRYRPGDVRHVFASSARAGETLGYHAAVTFDKGMVDFAGAPLRS; this comes from the coding sequence GTGCGCGTACTCATCACCGGCGGGGCCGGGTTCATCGGCTCCCACATCGTCGACCTCCTGCTCGCGGCCGGCGAGGAGGTACGCGTCCTGGACGCGCTGCTGCCCGACGCGCACCGGCGACAGCCTGAGATCGACGACCGCGCACATCTCCTGATCGGCGACGTACGCGACGCGGACCAGGTCCGCGCCGCCCTGGCCGGTGTGGACGCCGTCTGCCACCAGGCGGCGATGGTGGGCATGGGCGTCGACCTCACCGACCTCCCGGCCTACGTGTCCCACAACGACCTCGGCACGGCCGTGCTCCTGGCGGAGATGGCCCGCGCCGGAACGCCGCGCCTGGTCCTGGCGAGCTCGATGGTCGTCTACGGTGAAGGCGCGTACCGGTGCGCCGTGGACGGCCCGGTGCGCCCGGCTCGCCGGCTGGAGGCCGACCTGGCCGCGGGCCTGTTCGAACCGCGCTGCCCGGCATGCCGGCGGCCACTCGAACCGTGCCCCGTCACGGAGGACGCCCCGCTCGACCCGCGCAGCGTCTACGCGGCTACCAAACTAGCCCAGGAGAACCTCTCCGCCGCGTGGGCCGCGGCCAGCGGCGGCAGCGTCATCGCCCTGCGTTATCACAATGCCTACGGGCCTCGAATGCCGAAAAACACCCCCTACGCGGGCGTCGCGTCCATCTTCCGCAGCGCCCTGGAACGCGGCGAAAGCCCCGCGGTGTTCGAGGACGGCGGCCAACTTCGCGACTTCGTGCACGTCACCGACATCGCCCGGGCCAACGGGCTCGCCCTGAAATGGCCCGATGCCGAACCTGGCCGGTTGAACGCGTTCAACATCGGAAGCGGCCGGGCGCACACGATCGGCGACATGGCGGACGCCCTCGCGCGTGCGCACGGCGGTCCAGAACCGACAACCACCGGCCGCTACCGTCCGGGCGACGTCCGACACGTGTTCGCGTCCTCCGCCCGGGCCGGGGAAACCCTCGGCTACCACGCGGCGGTCACCTTCGACAAAGGGATGGTCGACTTCGCCGGCGCGCCACTGCGCTCCTGA
- a CDS encoding response regulator transcription factor: MARVLLVDDDTTVADVVSRYLSNAGFEVDTAADGWAALAAAERNPPDLVVLDLMLPGLPGLEVCRRLRGHGHVPVVMLTALGAESDRITGLETGADDYVTKPFSPRELVLRVQSVLRRTREPPPGVAGRPVLRGGGLVVDVAARTATRDGRTLALTVREFDLLAFLLRHPGEAFSRAALLERVWGWTYGDTSTVTVHIRRLREKIETDPTSPTVLTTVWGVGYRCDLTVSAVPTGGSTGGG, encoded by the coding sequence GTGGCACGGGTCCTGCTGGTCGATGACGACACCACGGTGGCCGACGTCGTCAGCCGGTACCTGTCCAACGCCGGCTTCGAGGTGGACACCGCGGCCGACGGCTGGGCCGCGCTCGCGGCCGCCGAACGGAATCCACCGGACCTGGTCGTGCTCGACCTGATGTTGCCGGGCCTGCCCGGCCTGGAGGTCTGCCGCCGGCTGCGTGGCCACGGTCACGTTCCGGTGGTGATGCTCACCGCGCTGGGCGCGGAGTCAGATCGGATCACCGGCCTGGAGACCGGTGCCGACGACTACGTGACCAAGCCGTTCTCGCCCCGTGAGCTCGTCCTGCGGGTCCAGTCCGTGCTGCGGCGCACCCGGGAACCACCGCCGGGGGTCGCCGGCCGGCCGGTCCTGCGTGGCGGCGGCCTCGTCGTCGACGTCGCCGCCCGGACCGCCACCCGGGACGGGCGCACGCTGGCGCTCACGGTCCGCGAGTTCGACCTGCTCGCCTTCCTGCTGCGGCATCCCGGCGAGGCGTTCTCCCGGGCGGCGCTGCTGGAACGGGTCTGGGGCTGGACCTACGGCGACACCTCGACCGTCACCGTGCACATCCGCCGGCTCCGGGAGAAGATCGAGACAGATCCGACCTCCCCCACCGTGCTCACCACCGTGTGGGGCGTCGGCTACCGGTGCGACCTGACCGTCAGCGCCGTCCCCACCGGCGGGTCGACGGGGGGCGGCTGA
- a CDS encoding molybdopterin-dependent oxidoreductase, whose translation MRRGPFRPGAFSSRLHDPRMASLLGIWLGVTFGTAFATGLVSHFMQHPPSWLHWWSRPVWFYRLTQGLHVTTGLASVPLLLAKLWTVYPRLWEWPPVRTVAHALERISIVPLIAGAVFQLATGVANIAQWYPFRFFFTVTHYWVAWITIGALVVHIAAKFAVVRANVGRGRAARAQLTDRVSRPEPAGDGLSRRGFGLAVGTAAGVITATTAGQFVPGLGDTVLLAPRKPGVGPQRLPVNRTAAAARVLVVARDPGYRLTVVGPRPFSLSLAELNAWSRTTVRLPITCVEGWAADATWTGVRLTDLLDRAGIPADAGVRVESLESRGGYRTSEVGPTHARDPATLLATRLGGEVLHLDHGYPARLIAPNRPGVLQTKWVHRVVMV comes from the coding sequence TTGCGCCGCGGACCGTTCCGCCCCGGAGCCTTCAGCAGCCGCCTGCACGATCCGCGGATGGCGTCGCTGCTCGGGATCTGGCTCGGTGTCACGTTCGGGACGGCGTTCGCCACCGGGCTCGTCTCGCACTTCATGCAGCATCCGCCGAGCTGGCTGCACTGGTGGTCACGGCCGGTCTGGTTCTACCGGCTGACCCAGGGGCTGCACGTCACGACCGGGCTGGCGAGTGTGCCGCTGCTGCTGGCGAAGCTGTGGACGGTCTATCCGCGGCTGTGGGAGTGGCCGCCGGTGCGGACCGTCGCGCACGCGCTGGAACGGATCTCGATCGTGCCGCTGATCGCCGGTGCGGTCTTCCAGCTCGCGACCGGCGTCGCGAACATCGCCCAGTGGTATCCGTTCCGGTTCTTCTTCACCGTCACGCACTACTGGGTCGCCTGGATCACGATCGGCGCGCTGGTCGTGCACATCGCGGCGAAGTTCGCCGTCGTCCGGGCCAACGTCGGCCGCGGCCGGGCGGCGCGGGCACAGTTGACCGACCGGGTCAGCCGCCCCGAGCCCGCCGGCGACGGACTGTCCAGACGCGGGTTCGGCCTGGCGGTGGGCACCGCCGCCGGTGTGATCACGGCGACGACGGCCGGGCAGTTCGTTCCCGGGCTCGGTGACACCGTCCTGCTGGCGCCCCGCAAACCCGGTGTGGGGCCGCAACGGCTACCGGTCAACCGGACGGCGGCCGCGGCCCGCGTGCTCGTCGTCGCCCGGGACCCCGGCTACCGGCTCACCGTCGTCGGGCCCCGGCCGTTCTCCCTGTCGCTGGCCGAGCTGAACGCGTGGAGCCGCACCACCGTGCGGCTTCCGATCACCTGCGTGGAGGGCTGGGCGGCGGACGCGACGTGGACCGGTGTGCGCCTGACCGACCTGCTCGACCGGGCCGGCATCCCGGCGGACGCCGGCGTGCGGGTGGAGTCCCTGGAATCCCGGGGGGGCTACCGGACCAGTGAGGTCGGGCCGACGCACGCCCGGGATCCGGCGACGCTGCTGGCCACCCGGCTCGGCGGCGAGGTTCTCCACCTCGACCACGGCTACCCGGCGCGGCTGATCGCGCCCAACCGGCCGGGGGTCCTGCAGACGAAATGGGTGCACCGGGTGGTGATGGTGTGA
- a CDS encoding TIGR04282 family arsenosugar biosynthesis glycosyltransferase produces MTDRGQENHEQPAAVSGRPESAAGLYLLVIAKEPVPGRVKTRLTPPYSPAEAARLAAAALADTLDAVAAASRTLRARPMVVLDGQPGPWLPPEFTVVGQTDGPFDVRLAAAFDAVHGQPALLIGMDTPQLDQDDLVAAARRMRAGSDAVLGRALDGGWWALGLRSSDGSLVRGVRTSTAETGAHQRARLRAAGLRVGELAVLRDVDTVADVAPVAALAPGSRFAAVVDDLRPRLAVPVGAAGEWG; encoded by the coding sequence ATGACCGACCGCGGTCAAGAGAACCACGAACAGCCGGCCGCCGTGTCCGGGCGGCCGGAGTCCGCCGCCGGGCTGTACCTGCTCGTCATCGCCAAGGAACCGGTGCCCGGGCGGGTCAAGACCCGTCTGACGCCTCCTTACAGCCCGGCCGAGGCCGCCCGGCTGGCGGCTGCCGCGCTCGCGGACACCCTCGACGCGGTCGCTGCCGCGAGCCGGACGCTGAGGGCCCGGCCGATGGTCGTCCTCGACGGTCAGCCGGGTCCCTGGCTGCCGCCGGAGTTCACCGTGGTCGGTCAGACCGACGGACCGTTCGACGTCCGTCTCGCCGCGGCCTTCGACGCCGTGCACGGACAGCCCGCCCTGCTGATCGGGATGGACACCCCGCAGCTCGACCAGGACGATCTGGTCGCCGCGGCGCGGCGGATGCGCGCCGGCTCCGACGCCGTCCTCGGGCGGGCGCTCGACGGCGGCTGGTGGGCGCTGGGACTGCGCTCGTCGGACGGCAGCCTGGTGCGGGGCGTGCGGACGTCGACAGCCGAGACCGGCGCGCACCAGCGTGCCCGGCTGCGCGCGGCGGGCCTGCGGGTGGGGGAACTGGCCGTGCTCCGTGACGTCGACACCGTCGCGGACGTGGCGCCGGTGGCCGCCCTCGCACCCGGCAGCCGGTTCGCCGCGGTCGTCGACGACCTCCGACCGCGACTCGCGGTGCCGGTCGGAGCGGCGGGGGAGTGGGGATGA
- a CDS encoding class I SAM-dependent methyltransferase — protein sequence MTTQAAWVRPRDVRPRPHPSELYEVALRTPAVGLWAVHPAGRGLLPVDQWLGGLVPGDEAMVEACAGPTLDVGCGPGRIAAALVRRGVPALGIDVAAGAVLLARRAGAVALHRDVFGPVPGAGDWREILLADGNIGIGGDPVRLLSRVATLLARDGRALVELDAPGRPTRSYLATLEAAGVTSAPFRWAAVGVDGIGPVAEAAGLAVTGVSERAGRYFAGLGPAGRPRPGTAE from the coding sequence ATGACCACCCAGGCGGCGTGGGTCCGGCCACGTGACGTTCGCCCCCGGCCTCATCCGAGCGAGCTCTACGAGGTCGCGCTGCGCACTCCGGCCGTCGGCCTGTGGGCGGTGCATCCCGCGGGACGCGGGTTACTTCCGGTGGATCAGTGGCTGGGCGGCCTCGTCCCGGGCGACGAGGCGATGGTCGAGGCCTGCGCCGGGCCCACCCTGGACGTCGGATGCGGTCCCGGGCGCATCGCCGCGGCTCTCGTCCGCCGCGGCGTGCCGGCGCTCGGCATCGACGTCGCGGCGGGTGCGGTCCTGCTGGCCCGGCGCGCCGGGGCGGTGGCGCTGCACCGGGACGTGTTCGGGCCCGTCCCGGGTGCCGGGGACTGGCGCGAGATCCTGCTGGCGGACGGCAACATCGGCATCGGCGGTGATCCGGTCCGGCTGCTGAGCCGCGTGGCGACGCTGCTGGCCCGCGACGGCCGTGCCCTGGTGGAGCTCGACGCTCCCGGCCGGCCGACGCGGAGCTACCTGGCGACGCTGGAAGCGGCGGGTGTCACCAGCGCTCCGTTCCGGTGGGCCGCGGTGGGGGTGGACGGGATCGGCCCGGTCGCCGAGGCCGCCGGGCTGGCCGTCACCGGTGTGTCCGAACGAGCCGGTCGGTACTTCGCCGGGCTCGGTCCAGCTGGTCGGCCCAGGCCCGGCACCGCCGAGTGA
- a CDS encoding DMT family transporter — protein MAPHDGTMTGIQARAGELSIIVAAAVDGVGTTVSVAALHAVRPADLLAVELGGAAAVLLGTAAATGRLHRRGAGRHLLLGALVPGLAFLLGDLGLARTSASNGSLLLAAEPLLSVLLAVAVLRERLPGRGVVALVVGLAGGALVALEPGVDRPGGNMTAGNLLVLGAVVAAAVFLVATRRYGDVGDGVNASAWQTTGGALSMAPFAAVAWIEGGSRLGTAGITAWAACAAVALCGVVSGVAFNRGIGRVPAARAGQLLNLTPVVGTVTSVAFLGERPTTLQLVGGTAVLAGLALLLLRGSAHARQHPLDDLTGRTTGEPPAMVEVHAGARGHHEKES, from the coding sequence GTGGCACCGCACGACGGCACCATGACCGGCATCCAGGCCCGAGCCGGCGAGTTGTCGATCATCGTCGCCGCCGCCGTCGACGGGGTGGGCACCACCGTCTCGGTGGCCGCCCTGCATGCCGTGCGCCCGGCCGACCTGCTGGCGGTCGAACTCGGCGGGGCCGCCGCGGTACTGCTCGGGACGGCGGCGGCGACCGGGCGGCTGCACCGGCGCGGGGCGGGGCGGCACCTGCTGCTCGGCGCGCTGGTGCCTGGCCTGGCGTTTCTGCTGGGCGACCTGGGGCTGGCCCGCACCAGCGCCTCGAACGGCAGCCTGCTGCTGGCGGCCGAACCCCTGCTGTCGGTGCTGCTGGCTGTTGCCGTCCTGAGGGAACGGCTGCCCGGCCGGGGGGTGGTCGCGCTCGTCGTCGGTCTCGCGGGCGGCGCGCTCGTGGCGTTGGAGCCTGGCGTCGACCGACCCGGAGGGAACATGACGGCCGGCAATCTCCTCGTCCTCGGCGCGGTCGTCGCGGCTGCGGTGTTCCTCGTCGCCACCCGCCGTTACGGCGATGTCGGTGACGGCGTCAACGCCAGCGCCTGGCAGACGACCGGCGGAGCGTTGAGCATGGCACCGTTTGCCGCCGTCGCCTGGATCGAGGGAGGCAGCCGGCTGGGTACTGCCGGCATCACGGCCTGGGCCGCGTGTGCCGCCGTCGCGCTCTGCGGCGTAGTGAGCGGGGTCGCGTTCAACCGGGGCATCGGCCGGGTGCCCGCCGCCCGTGCCGGTCAGCTGCTGAATCTGACACCGGTGGTCGGCACGGTCACGTCCGTCGCCTTCCTCGGGGAGCGCCCGACGACACTGCAGTTGGTGGGCGGCACAGCCGTCCTCGCTGGTCTGGCACTGCTCCTGCTCAGGGGCTCGGCTCACGCCCGGCAACATCCGCTCGACGACCTGACGGGTCGCACCACCGGCGAACCCCCGGCCATGGTCGAGGTCCACGCCGGTGCGCGTGGACATCACGAAAAGGAGTCATGA